Within Palaeococcus ferrophilus DSM 13482, the genomic segment GAGAGCGTTCAGCTCAACAAGCTCTACAAGTACGATGCCGCTAAAGATGAGCTCGTCTCAACGGGCGTTCCCAGCAGGTTCATAAACGTCCTCGCCCAGCACACGGGTATGACCCCCATGGAGCTTGAGCTTGAGATAGAGAAGCGCCGCCTGCTTCTCGACTGGATGATAGAGCGCGGAATCAGGAGCATCGAGGAAGTCGGCCACTACATAAAGGAGTTCTACATTGACCCGGAGGCCCTCCTGAAGCGCATAGGTGCATCCACGGAGACATCAGAGGGCATAAGCAAGAGAGCGCAAAGACTTGTGTAGGTGATGCAAAATGGGGCTTGGTGACGCTTTCATCCATTTTTTGGAGAAAATAGGGGAGCGTACAATAGAGGTTAGTGAAACCACGATCCTGCACCGCATTCCCGAGAGGGCAACGATACAGGAGCGCCTCCAGCTGCTCAAGCAGATGCAGGAGGAGATTGAGAAGGAGAAGGAGAGCAAGAAGGAGGAGGAACTTGATCAGATACTCGAGTGGAGGACGGAGGTGGAAGTTCGGGAGCCCATGATGAAGCGCCTCGCCGAAGCCCTGAGCCAGCAGATGAGGGGCCCCATAGAGTACCTGGCCCACTCCATCAAGGGTCTGGACTACGACCTCTACAGGGCCAACATAAAGACCGCCCCCAACGTCTACGTGGCCCAGATGATCATAGTGGCTATCGTGATGGGAATCTTCTCCGGCATATTCATGTTCCTGATGATGTTTCCCCCTGATCTCTCCGTCATGGTGGGTTTTCTGGGCTTCATAGCAGGTTTTCTTTACATGCGCAACTACCCCAAGATAGTCTTCCGCTCGAGGCTCTCAGAGTGTGAGAAAGCCCTCCCCTACGTCCTGAGGCATCTTGCCTCGCTCTTGAGTGCGGGTGTGGGTATAGCGGAGGCCATGATATCTGTTGCCAACGCAGACTACGGCCCAATCTCGGAGGAGTTTGAGCTTATAATAAAGGACATGCGCTCCGGGGCTTCCCTCGAGGACGCCCTCGAGAGGTTCGAGAGGAAGATGGGCTCGGAGAACATAAGCCGCGTTGTCAAGCAGATACTCAGGGCGGTTAAGTTCGGTGGGAACCTCGCGGACATTCTCTACAAGCTCGCGGAGGACTTCTCCTTTGAGTACCGCATGAGGCTCCTCGACTACGTGCAGAAGATAAACGGTTTCGCCTTCATCTACATGTTCCTCTCAGTTGTGATGCCCACCATGTTCCTAGTGGCGATACTCGCGGCCTCGGCGATGAGTCAAAGGCTCGTCCTCCCGCCCCAGGGAATGGCAGTGCTCCTGCTGTTTGGATTCCCCTCACTCTCGCTCCTAATGGTGGTTATGATAAAGCGTAGGGAGCCCAGGTGATAACGATGGCTAGAATATCACTGCTTTCAGGCCTTGTGAAAGTCACGAAGAAAGTGATCCCTGAGAGGTGGCTCAAGAGGTACGATGCCTACCTGTACTCCGCTGGAATAGGCTTCCTGGCCGCGGAGTACCTCACGGTTACGATACTCTTCGCGGTGCTCCTTGGGCTCGTCGTTGCCCTCCTCAACCCGCTGTACGGTATAGGGACGGCCCTTGCTGTGGGGCTGGGCATCGGTGTCTTCTACCCATACTGGCGCACGGCCAAGAGGATAGAGGATATGGAGAGGACGCTCCCCGATGCCTTCTTCTACCTTGCAAGCTCCCTCAGGGCGGGTATCTCCTTTTCCGAGGCCCTTGAGGAGCTCACCACTGCGCGCTTCGGTGCCCTGACGGATGAGTTCAAGAAGACGGTCTCCGAGATAAAGAAGGGGAGGCCCACGATAGAGGCCCTTAGGGCCTTCGCATTCAGGAACAGAAAGTCAAAGGTCATCTACCGCTCCATGATGATAGTTATAGAGGCCTTTGAGCGCGGTGCTCCGATGGCGGACGTTCTCGTCGCGGTTGCCAACGACGTCCGTGAGATACTCAGGATTCAGAGGGAGAGGAAGTCCTCGACAGGAATGCAGACCATGTTCTTCATAGTGGCCAGCGGTGCAGTGGGCCCGATGATACTCGGCATACTGCCCAAGATAATGTCCTCCATGACCGCCTCGGGCACCTTTACACTGCCCATTGACACCATAAAACTAATCCTGCTGGGTTTTGTGGTCCTTCAGGCCATCGTTTCCGGCCTGGGCATAGGGGTAATAAGAGAAGGGAAGTTTTCAGCGGGCCTCAAGTACAGCGGAATGCTCGTGGTAATGGGCGTTGTTGTCTTCCAGCTAATAGGAATATTGAACATAGGGTTCTGAGGGGTTACTCCCCCTCAGCCTCGGCCTTTTCTATGTCCACAATCTCGACCTCGAAGATGAGGGTCTTCCCTGCGAGCGGGTGGTTGAAGTCGAGCTTAACCTTGTCCCCTTCCACTCCCGCTATCTTCGCTATACCGCTGTCGGTCATGACGTACATGCCAACCTCCGGTGTGAGGCCGACCTCCTCGAACTGTGAAGCGTCTATGTCCACTATGAGGTCCTCCCTCGGCATACCGTACCCGAGTTCAGGTGGTACCGTGACCGTCTTCTTCTCCCCAACCTCCATTCCGAGAAGCGCCTCGTCCAGACCGGGGATGATCTCTCCAACGCCGACGTTGACACCGAGGGGACCGTACTCCCTTTCCTCCACGTAGATTTCGTTTTCCTTTGCGATGTCCTCGTAACTCGTGTCAAAAACTTCCCCGTTCTCAAACCTTCCGATGTAGTTAAAAACCACAAAATCTCCTTTCTCAACTTTCATACTTTCACCACACGTTTATATTCGAGGGTAGTAGGCGGTAGCCTTTATAATGCTTTTGGCCATTGTTACCCATTTATGGGTGGGAGAAGGTTATATACAATGCCGCGTATACTAACACGGTGAATAAGGTGGGATACTTCAGGGATATTTTGGAGGAGAGTTTCGGGAACTTGAGAGTTAAGGAGGTGTACTCAACCACCCTGGGCAACAGAAACGTGGAGATTCTGGAGGTTGAGGTGGACAAGGGAAGGTTTCTGGCAATGTTTCAGAGCGAGGAGAAGAAGCACGGCCTCTACCTCTGGTCGCTGATAATAACGAGTGCCAATAACACGCGCACGATTCAGGGTATGGACAGGATGGACACCCTTGAACTCCGCATACGCGACAACATAAAGTCAATAATAGAGGGGATAGAGGGTTAATCCTCGGGCAGGAGATAGTAGACGTAGTGGGGCCTGTTCCGCACCTCGTCAATGAAAACCACAACGCCGTTCTTCGGTGGTTTAAGGTAGTGCACCTCACCCTTCTTGGTCGTTACAGCCGCGAAGGCGTCGCTCTTCCTGACGCGGTTTCCAACGTCGGCTATTGGCGTTTTAACGAACCCCTCCACCGGAAGAAGAAGCAGCTCGTCCCCCTTCTTGAGCCTTATCTGGGTTCTCCTGTCCGGGAGAACGATTATGGCATCTACACTCATCCTCATCTCGTGGGCATCAACATAAAGGTAAAAGCGGTCGTAGACTTCCTTCCTCAGGAACTTGCTCTCCTCGGGGGTTATGAACCCGGGAAGTGAGTCTCCCTTTGAAAGCCAGACCTCAACGTTCCCCTGGATTACAACGCAGTCGTAAAGTGCCTTTCCTTCCTCAAAGCACTCCTCGTAGGGAGCCTCCACG encodes:
- a CDS encoding type II secretion system F family protein; the protein is MGLGDAFIHFLEKIGERTIEVSETTILHRIPERATIQERLQLLKQMQEEIEKEKESKKEEELDQILEWRTEVEVREPMMKRLAEALSQQMRGPIEYLAHSIKGLDYDLYRANIKTAPNVYVAQMIIVAIVMGIFSGIFMFLMMFPPDLSVMVGFLGFIAGFLYMRNYPKIVFRSRLSECEKALPYVLRHLASLLSAGVGIAEAMISVANADYGPISEEFELIIKDMRSGASLEDALERFERKMGSENISRVVKQILRAVKFGGNLADILYKLAEDFSFEYRMRLLDYVQKINGFAFIYMFLSVVMPTMFLVAILAASAMSQRLVLPPQGMAVLLLFGFPSLSLLMVVMIKRREPR
- a CDS encoding type II secretion system F family protein, encoding MARISLLSGLVKVTKKVIPERWLKRYDAYLYSAGIGFLAAEYLTVTILFAVLLGLVVALLNPLYGIGTALAVGLGIGVFYPYWRTAKRIEDMERTLPDAFFYLASSLRAGISFSEALEELTTARFGALTDEFKKTVSEIKKGRPTIEALRAFAFRNRKSKVIYRSMMIVIEAFERGAPMADVLVAVANDVREILRIQRERKSSTGMQTMFFIVASGAVGPMILGILPKIMSSMTASGTFTLPIDTIKLILLGFVVLQAIVSGLGIGVIREGKFSAGLKYSGMLVVMGVVVFQLIGILNIGF
- a CDS encoding FKBP-type peptidyl-prolyl cis-trans isomerase gives rise to the protein MKVEKGDFVVFNYIGRFENGEVFDTSYEDIAKENEIYVEEREYGPLGVNVGVGEIIPGLDEALLGMEVGEKKTVTVPPELGYGMPREDLIVDIDASQFEEVGLTPEVGMYVMTDSGIAKIAGVEGDKVKLDFNHPLAGKTLIFEVEIVDIEKAEAEGE
- a CDS encoding DUF2118 family protein produces the protein MEKMPMLFVEAPYEECFEEGKALYDCVVIQGNVEVWLSKGDSLPGFITPEESKFLRKEVYDRFYLYVDAHEMRMSVDAIIVLPDRRTQIRLKKGDELLLLPVEGFVKTPIADVGNRVRKSDAFAAVTTKKGEVHYLKPPKNGVVVFIDEVRNRPHYVYYLLPED